One Rhizoctonia solani chromosome 3, complete sequence genomic region harbors:
- a CDS encoding cytochrome P450 family protein: MPQSNGHVKFIELGKKLNTDMFSLTVLGKTTVVLNSRDDAINLLQNRSSVYSDRACPLMMTEPSLVNCADLTSFVGYNERWRKGRRLMHIQLNKQTGGSFHESQEREARLLLQRLISTVEQLDSSEKLYQEFFRTLSGTLMSSIYGYRVRDLDDPILKEVLRMVENLSTACMPTINVFPSLLYVPEWFPGAGWKKTAREWRIQYEDTVKGLFNWTKSRIDSGADEPPMVLSFLTEGEKLGLSGEELNDYVGKVAVTLFLGGAETTSNTFLCFVVAMVLYPDSQRKAQEEIDAILGTSRLPVLEDRLLLPYTDRLIQEVLRWCPALPLGIPHATTSEDIYQGFRIPKGAMVIGNTWAMSRDQKVYKNPEEFNPDRFLDPLVPPCPAFGFGRRECPGVHFAESSLFIVIASLLSAFSIHAGKDANGEDIVPKLSSKNALLFHPDEFRVKLEVRSVQHARLVHGGA; encoded by the exons ATGCCACAGAGCAATGGGCACGTCAAATTTATTGAACTAGGAAAGAAGCTCAACA CGGACATGTTCTCCCTTACTGTTCTTGGAAAGACTACAGTCGTACTTAATTCTAGAGACGACGCAATTAACCTCCTGCAGAATAGATCTTCAGTTTACTCTGATCGCGCATGTCCCCTTATGATGACCGAACCATCGCT AGTCAACTGCGCAGATTTAACATCTTTTGTGGGCTACAACGAGCGTTGGAGAAAGGGTCGCCGCTTGATGCACATCCAATTAAACAAGCAGACTGGTGGCTCTTTTCATGAGTCTCAGGAGCGCGAAGCACGTTTATTGTTACAACGATTAATATCAACGGTCGAGCAATTAGACTCATCTGAAAAGCTGTATCAGGAGTTCTTTAG GACCTTGTCTGGGACACTGATGTCCTCCATTTATGGGTACCGCGTTCGTGACCTCGATGACCCAATACTCAAAGAAGTTCTCCGAATGGTGGAGAATTTATCAACAGCATGCATGCCTACAA TTAACGTCTTCCCTAGCCTTCTGTATGTTCCAGAATGGTTCCCAGGCGCTGGCTGGAAGAAGACCGCCCGCGAGTGGCGGATACAGTACGAGGACACAGTCAAGGGTTTATTCAATTGGACAAAATCTCGGATT GATTCGGGTGCCGATGAGCCGCCTATGGTCCTATCGTTTCTGACTGAGGGAGAAAAACTCGGGTTGTCCGGTGAAGAACTCAACGATTATGTGGGAAAAGTTGCAGTGACATTATTCCTCG GTGGAGCAGAAACG ACATCAAACACCTTCCTTTGCTTTGTCGTGGCAATGGTACTGTATCCAGATTCGCAACGAAAAGCTCAGGAAGAGATCGACGCTATACTAGGTACTTCACGGCTTCCAGTGTTAGAAGATCGACTCTTGCTCCCGTACACCGACCGTCTTATTCAAGAGGTTCTAAGGTGGTGCCCGGCTTTACCACTTG GCATCCCACATGCCACTACCAGCGAAGACATCTACCAGGGATTCCGGATCCCTAAGGGCGCAATGGT TATAGGGAATACATG GGCAATGAGTCGTGATCAAAAGGTCTACAAGAACCCAGAAGAGTTCAATCCAGATCGGTTCTTAGATCCCTTGGTGCCACCATGTCCTGCGTTTGGCTTTGGTCGTAG GGAGTGTCCCGGAGTTCACTTTGCTGAGTCATCGCTGTTTATTGTGATCGCATCCCTCCTATCTGCATTCAGCATCCATGCAGGCAAGGACGCCAACGGAGAAGATATTGTTCCTAAGCTTTCAAGCAAGAATGCATTGCTTTT CCACCCCGATGAATTTCGGGTAAAGCTGGAGGTACGCTCCGTGCAGCACGCCCGTTTGGTTCATGGGGGAGCATGA